The sequence gatgtatgttataacttGAAAAATTAATGGGAGGAACATTCAGCTGAAAACATGGGTTTATCTGAACAAAAAGTGTTTCCTACAATAAAGATGTAAGAAGGTGGAGCTACTAATTTCTGAAACTAAAAAAACCTATCATGTTTACAAAAAAGCTGTTTGAACATTGAGGTTGGAATTATCTACATGCTATTAAGGGAACTTGAGGAACATTCAAAGTGTTAAAACCAAATATAGAAGGAGATAAATGAAAACAGTCATTATTTCATCATCTACAGCAGTTCAAACAGTCGGAGGGCATAAATATTCATCACATATGACTTTTTAGTTCATAATTTaatgaaaaccaaaatatattaaagttcatAATCATGATTCtggtaaacattttttttgccATCAAAAGTTGTATGAAGCACCTGCTAGTGTTAGCTGGTTCATCTAAGGATTTCAAATGGTGTCAAATTACACAGTGCCATTTTGTACACGTTGTTgagcaaaaacaaaattactatttATCACTATATGGGTACTAGCAAGACCTTCAACtggataattaaatacaataattaaaatttgcaTACAGTTATTATGCAAATATATTtccacaaaaatatcaaaatatttcaagaaataaagttcatgtgatatttttaaaattgattttaattaattaaattgtaaaaaattcACAAATGATGAATTATATGTATGTGTTCCATGGCTAGAGATATAAAGAAGCAACTTAATTAAACCTTTTTGAAATCAATATGCATTtgtgtgtattaaaaattatgaaaactaatggCTGTATTTATCATACACTTTACCTCTTCTTCAGGATTTCGAGAGGGGCAGAGTCAAGTTCAACTTCCAGCTTAACTTTAGTTcaatttgtacttttatttcacaacttagcataatttctttttcactttcCTACAAAAAATGTAAAGGGTCCTAAACTTCCCACTCCATGAATAAACCCACAGTCACAAACAACTTGAACAAGCATCCAACTTCTGTGCTAGACAAGtaacaattttgtgtttaatCTAAAGCTAAACTGCAATCCATAACTCTGAAAAGTTACATTCCAACacattaaccagttttaattatttttactcatGCCTAACAAACGCTTATTAACTCGAGGTTTATATATCTTatcggctggtatgagtattaacacttttactaacaaagtagagaacaacgtctcgatcttcctaggtcttcttcagatcgaaacgttgttccgagatacattttcatttgaagtggatttctcgtcatcaaaaaatCACTCGATATTTGATGTATTCTTACAAAAAAGATACATAATCGGACTTTAGTATTAATTCTATCACACTCATACATATCGATTATTAATGTGAccttttacgttttatttttaaacatatacaaCAGTCGTGCACACATTAGTTAGTCctttaataaaaatcaaataataatagtgtGAATCAACAAAACTGTCAACTTAAAATTTAAGTACATTAGATATTTGTGCGTCAAGAAACAGTTTTTAACGATAGGTTACAGTTAGCACCTGATCTTGTTGTAATTCAGTTAAGTTAATACTGAAATATATCACGATATAACTTACAAATCCAGCGATTAAATCACTGTCCAAAAACCATGCGACAATCTCGTTTCAAGTTTAGTGGAATAGTGGTAGCCTAAAGCCCCCTCTACTGAAGTACAAATTATCAGTGCTGAAATGTCGAAATACGATAATTAAAACGagaacaattttattatatttatatatactcttcaaaaaaagaaacgcaaaagggatatttttgttattttaaagagaaatatatgtaataacattacaagctcagagtatgtgatgttacacgtgttaaagcactgattgtcagaccaaaatgacaatgaAAGTTGTgtactttgaaaacggaggaaaacatcggatttttcgccaaaacgcattcgtgtccaataaatttgtttgagagatctgcatgttctgcaagtgcaacatgtgcaaaatccctataaaagtgacgggttctcggtttccatagctcagtgttaagccaccgacacgcaatacagttacgccaagactgactgaagcacaaagcaacaacgccattggtcgcttggaagcaggcaaatcttgatcagatgttgccatagctgtgaatgtccacccaagcaccatcataaggctatggaatcgtcaccaacaacatggatcaacttgtgaccgtccacgatctggtagacttcgtgtgaccacgcccgcacaagatcgctacatccggttacgtcaccttcgagataggaccaccactgcgacgtctactgcctcaaccataccagggctgcgtagggtttccgatcagaccgtacgcaaccatcgacgagattcttaggccccatgtgcaacccatcatggtgaacgtcaacgacgtttttcaacatgacaacgcccgggctgtgtgaggactcaccactgtcttcttgagacaccacaacatcaacgttcttccctggccctccaaatcaccagatttaaaccccatcgaacattttTGTGACGAGTTGGACTGACTTacgcgacggcgacaacctcaaccgcagactctacctcagcttgcagcagctttgcaggctgagtggacagccatttcacaggatgtgattcgtcatctcatcacttccatgggcaggagatgccaagcagttattgatgctcacggggggcatactcgttattgacgttgagtgacgttaaacttcaactagtgagcatggacttcgcctttgcagactttggatgttcagcagtgaatgtgcaaagtttcacacatgtcatacagaactacacggaataaacttgttaacaatttgtctcaaattttgccttttgcgtttctttttttgaaaagtatataagtgcggaataataaaatatagtaattaacATAGTAGGTGGTAACAAAAATTAACTGGAAGAATGGTCAGAATATGTATTAATGAATTAAATCTAAAAATTTTACTTACCTTAATATAACTGAGATGAAAAATGGGATACAAATTATAGCTTtggaggtttatagtataccaactgttgcaaatcaataatatattctGTCTGTTGGTGCAttgcgttggttacatttataaatgtaagTGATGTTTCTCAACACTTCAgcttcagtttgttttgaatttcgctcaaagctactcgtgggctatctgcgatagtcgtccctaagactagagaaaaggcaactagtcatcatcactcaccgacaactcttggactactcttttaccaacgaatagtagaattgaccgtaacattattactcccccaagactgaaagggtaaacatatttggtgtaacgaggattctagcccgcgaccctcaaattacgagtcgaatgttttaaccatctggccatgctgcaTCCAACTTAAGAATCATTGTAGATTACAGACAATACACAAGTCTTTACCtacacacatattgttgattcttaaactCAACAAtattctacaattttagtgaataggcgggaatttcgcaatatagATTTAGCAATATTAGTCATGtacgtttctaaatataaatttaaattaaataaacattgatattaatatatgtatatataatagtaaattatttACAGAGTACATTATTATAAACCACCGAGAAATGATCTCAACATATGCTGCAGCTAGTGGTCGCGAGAACTTTCCTAAAAGTGTGttctttttatgttgttgttttagcttgtttttgtgtgtatatgtgaCTCCATTTGCGTCAAGATGTTCAGCGATGGCGCAAATACTGTGCAGTGTGTGTTGATCAGAAGAAAAAATCAATTTGATTTCTATATGTGCTCTTGACCAGTGAGAAACTTGGATCTGCCTGTACTGAGCCTTGTTGTTTCATTCTCTGGTAACCTAGATTATCAAACTACAAGTTACAGATTTCTCGTGAGGCGTGTAATCTCATGAGCTATATTAACAGGTTGCAAATATATCATGAAACAATCTTGGGGACTGCTGACTAATTAATATAAACAGTCTGTGATAATTTGGCTGTCAAAACAGTCTTAGTTCATTGTTACATCATGGAAATTAGTGGGCCCAAGATATGAAAATATTACAGCATAACTGACTCGTCGAATAGATCAAGTAACCAGAAGAGTTAAAGACTTGACATTTTAATAAAGTATGATAGTCATGTAAAATTGTAAGTTTTGAAATTAGAATGTTTCATCCAGAATTTACGTTTGATTTAAAGTTGCTTTTGGTGTCAAAACTATTACTTTGGTCATGCAACATTTCTCTCGGATTATGAATAAGTTgagtttgttatattaaaattactttgaatatgCAAGTTAGCAAGTCACGTAACAATCATAGCTGATATAACGTCGTGGTGGAATgtaatgtatcaaaactacatattaatattgtttagcTCCCATAgttacagtgatgtcatcaaaaTGTATCAAGTTTGGGGAggttatgtaatattattttccaaCACGATATTCATACATTCGGTTGGGTTTAGATCATGGAACATGCACACAACACAAAATATAGATCAATTTAAGGTTCCAGAGGTATCCAGAAAGATATATCTGAAAAACTTGTATATAAGTCTCAATAAACAAAGAGCAATTCTTGTAACAGgtaagtttgtgttttcttatagcaaagccacattgggctatctgctttgtccaccgaggagaattgaatCACTGATTTTGGCGTTGCAAATCCAataacttaccgctgtcccagtggtGAGAATCTACGAATATAAAAGTCATTTACAAAATCCATCTACGTGTCCCACGAAACAcagtgataaaacaaacaaacactaatcaCATGTTGCTTTTAAGGCATATCCATTCAATCTTTGTATACCTGCATGAGCTAGCACATACCAGTCACTTCGCTAGATGGAGCACCTGTGGATTTTTGTGTGATCAAACTGTTGAAATGAGTGCTGGGAAACTATCGTAAAGAGCAAATCTCCTTTACAGAAGAATACTCCTATTAACATAAGAGACAACAAATACTTACACGTGGAATTCTACGAAATGAATAAGTGAAGTTGTAGTGAAAGTATTTTAacgtaaaaaaacacaaattcctgaggtaaaaaaaaactgaaattaggaTCTAAGAGTGTCGTTGGATGGCAGCActattaagttatttaaattattgttcaaGATGGAAATATAATAGTAGAGaaggtttttatttaatacagaaaagaGGATATATAATATACGTATAAGGTTAAGTCGGTAATAATTTTGACTGAAAAAATAGATCTTGCTGTATTGGCTAAGACTTGTGaatgaaaacgttttttatttgttgtttttagccCAGGACGAAATTTGAATGACTagcaagacaaaaaaaaaagttcaatcaATCATTTTCTAAAAGTGTTCTGTAAATCTGTAATGAATTTAGATATATCCTTGGTCAAGTCGGTGCAAAAATACACACTACCGGTATGcattatattactgtaaacagTTACTAAAAGCGTAAAGTCAAAACTGAACTGAATAAGTAAATATATGTCTGTCCGTGTATTTGCTGGAAACTTTCGGGAAACTATACTTGTTTCGTTCTCTTTCGTTGTATGAAATGATGATGTAATCATGTCGAGGTTTGGAATGTTCCAAAGTGATGTAAGcctaaaatagatttttttttttaaattatgacatAAAAATTAGCAGGAGATAATATATGCTGGAGCTATGAccgtaataattaaaattacaccAGCCTCGTTGGTCACACTGATCTCCAACAGGTCTAGTACATTTCgtattatcaaaaattattatcgttggttaaaaataaaaaaatgtactcATGAGTTATTACTAAACACCTCTGTAAAGAAAGGTTGTTTATCTTATATAAGCTCTTGAATTATTCATAAACTCGTGTTATGTTTActgattttttatcatattatttttagcTTCATACTTTCTAAGTATGAATAACAACAGATAGATGTGAGTtcaacgtttttgttttgttttttcattatagtCAATTGTACCATacctaattaatataattattttagggTCCATAATCAACTAATTTTGACTCACGAAATTATgttgtttcaatactttttataCTGCGATGTATTTTCAAAGTAtgcaatgtatttaattaatgtttattgacATAATCATATTGAAAACCAATATTATCTTTCGCATTCGTTTGGAGTTCCGTGTTATCCGTTATCTTTAACGTAACATAGAAGCGATTGGTTCAACTCATTTGTCGTTTTTCTAACACCTGTTGAGTATGTGTATAGTTGCAGCTATTGCGTTATCTCTTGATAACACATATGTCCTGTGCAAGATCCGTGTTATATACATTAGGTTCAAGTTCTCTAATGTATCTTTTTAATTGggaaaacaagaatattttgtgCTGTTAAGGTTAAAGTGCGTAATGATGCCAGTTGAGCCGTCTTTCATTGCATCAGTTACAAATTTCGCATAACCGAATATTTCGAGAATTAGTGTGAGCACAACGTAACGTAtaccaaagaaagaaacattgtaATCCAACCGTTAAAATTCGTAATTTCTTCTCACGATGGATTTTCTCCTGTTTTCAGATAGTTCTGCCTGAAACAGGTACTTCAGGAATAATATGTACGAAGCTGCCAGtgacaacaaaaaacatttaggCCTAACTCCTAGCGCGTGTAAGAATGGTACGGCTAGCCCACCACAACGAAGTATATCCTCGTGTACGACAAACTTAGCATTTTCTAGCACCAGATCGATAGGAATAGAAGCTTCAACATCGGAAAACTGGATTGCGTTTGAGAAACTGCgtatatataaaacagaagaATGTAAGTGCTGATATTATGTCATAACTGCAAGGCATCAATAAactttgaagtaaaataatttcccTCTTTCGCGAACTACTTGTTtggaataatcaataaattaacAGTATTATTAGTGGTACTAATAACACTGTAATTAGCTTACGAATTGGGAatttacagtatattttatactaattattaACTAGATGAGGAAATAAAGAAAGATTAATGTGTAAAGTGTTGGAGTAAGAATACAGTCCTGTACGTTTAAATTCATTTGTATACAACTTCACTATAAAACTGTTAAAGACGTTGTAAtgcattgattttatttttccaagtGGAAAGGCTTTCGAAAGAAGAACTGAAGTTAGTGGTAAAAACTTTGTCTGCAATGATAGAAGGTAAGTATTATTTTGTAGTACGTAAAGAAAACTTTAGGTTTTCTAGAAAGTTCTGTCTGGGAAATAAAATAAgctatttagttttgttttctctttctttctttctcaagtATGTATTTGTAAACAGCTTCcatatactatttgtttgtttgttgttaaacctatagaaacacaatgagctatctgtactatgtCCACTGCAAGTATTGAAAACCCgagttttaacgttataagccttaagACTTAATACTGAATCATCGAGGAGTCTTCCATATGTTGACTTGCTCTGTCACAGGAGTTACACATCAAAATCAGAACATAACTTCATGACAAAACACCTTTGTGTATTGAAGGTACATTGATTAAAATTTGTCTAAATCGTACTTCCAAGGTTTTTTTAGACACTTTAGTTATCATCAACTGCTTGCAAGCAGTTAGCACTCTAGATTCAGTAGCTATCACCATTCactattgttataaattaaaatcgagtattttgtttttgaaatttgtagtgCACGTGTAAGGAATTTCGATATTTTGATAGTAGTATTAATAGAAAACAACGACCTATACTCTCCATATAATAATAGCCAACGTATTGCTTTTGCAGTTTCATTGGAGCTAGACATACAGAATGGTCAAATGTAATCGAATATGTTGTTTTAGCAATTTCAGTCGTCATATTGTGACGTACTAAAGTATTTATCGACTCGGAGAAGTCACAGAAAAGTGATACAactattgtttttgttcttttcaagTGTAAAAGCAAAAATACTTCCACGATTATATCACAGATTTAATTTCTCTaaagataaaagttaaaaatataatatgtgaCGTAGACGCTTAATATATTCTTTGGTTCGATTATTCCTGTGCAATGGACTGCAGTTTCACTCACTCTAGACTTGGGCCAGCaaattaataatggtttctgTTCGTGTGCTATGTTGATGAATTTCAAACATACAAACGCTTGGAAAGTTGAAGTTCATCTCAAAGGATAGGAACGGCCAATCAAACGTCTCTACATCACAGGTTAAACTTTTAATTGGTTTTCGAGAAGAGAAATCtctaataaacaattaaacatttgGTTCGGTGTATAATGTAGAATGATCAAATACTCAAAATGTCCTAACATTGTTCACATTCCTAAACTAATTTAGGTTATCATGAGATAAAGAAAACACTCAAAAACTCCATGAGTAACATTTTCATTTCAGCGAACATTTGCGATGAATAAATGTCGGTTACGTCGATATGCATTCGACTGTATTCAGTTTCATTTTGGTTCTAAGCCTGAGtgttagcctttttttttttttgttattgttgttatattaggTCATATCGACTGCTTGAATAGACAAATAACTGTCCGAAGATATatccaaaacaaatatataaataaatatgaaagtgtgtgtttaaaacttatttcatatatgtaatattttagatatataaataaatatgaaactattaaaaacttatttcatatattaatgttttagatatataaataaatatgaaactgtgtttaaaacttatttcatatattaatgttttagatatataaataaatatgaaactgtgtttaaaacttatttcaaatattaatatttcagatatgtaaataaatatgaaactgttaaaaacttatttcatatattaatgttttagatatataaataaatatgaaactgtgtttaaaacttatttcatatattaatgttttagatatataaataaatatgaaactgtgttaaaaacttatttaaaatattaatattttagatatgtaaataaatatgaaactgtgtttaaaacttatttcatatattaatgttttagatatataaataaatatgaactgtgttaaaaacttatttcaaatataaattaatcttttactgattaacaatttttttaaaaggtcagctttattataattttagtatggttaaaagttatttttgttgtacGTCAGTTATTGTAAACACTTTGAATCTgcatacagtttatttttataaaataacaattttttataattgttttaaaaaaagtaaaaagagataaac comes from Tachypleus tridentatus isolate NWPU-2018 chromosome 12, ASM421037v1, whole genome shotgun sequence and encodes:
- the LOC143233370 gene encoding uncharacterized protein LOC143233370 isoform X1 — its product is MYEAASDNKKHLGLTPSACKNGTASPPQRSISSCTTNLAFSSTRSIGIEASTSENWIAFEKLRIYKTEELERLSKEELKLVVKTLSAMIEAKSEELVPLLQERDAMLDEIEARNVSIEQLLKLTGTSKI
- the LOC143233370 gene encoding uncharacterized protein LOC143233370 isoform X2; protein product: MYEAASDNKKHLGLTPSACKNGTASPPQRSISSCTTNLAFSSTRSIGIEASTSENWIAFEKLRIYKTEESKSEELVPLLQERDAMLDEIEARNVSIEQLLKLTGTSKI